Proteins encoded by one window of Pseudomonas sp. LS44:
- a CDS encoding acyl-CoA dehydrogenase family protein, which yields MIPRTIFSPEHELFRDSVRKFLEQEAVPFHAQWEEQGYIDRALWNKAGEAGMLCSHLPEAYGGMDADFLYSSIVVEEISRLGLSGIGFSLHSDIVAPYILHYGSEALKQKYLPKMVSGELVTAIAMTEPGAGSDLQGVKTTAVLDGDEYVINGSKTFITNGYLADLVIVVAKTDPKAGAKGTSLLLVEAGTPGFDKGQRLKKVGMKAQDTSELFFQNVRIPKENLLGQAGMGFAYLMQELPQERLGVAVGALASAEAALQWTLDYTRDRKAFGKSIADFQTTRHKLAELATEIQVGRLFVDRCLELHLQKKLDVPTAAMLKYWTTDLQGKVLDECVQLHGGYGYMWEYPIARAWADARVQRIYAGTNEIMKEIISRSL from the coding sequence ATGATCCCAAGAACAATCTTCAGCCCCGAACACGAACTCTTCCGAGATAGCGTGCGTAAATTCCTCGAGCAAGAGGCCGTGCCCTTCCATGCGCAATGGGAAGAGCAGGGTTATATCGATCGCGCGCTGTGGAACAAGGCCGGCGAAGCCGGAATGCTGTGCTCGCATTTGCCCGAGGCGTATGGCGGCATGGATGCAGATTTTCTGTACAGCAGCATCGTGGTTGAGGAAATCAGCCGGCTGGGTCTGTCGGGGATCGGTTTTTCCCTGCACTCCGATATCGTTGCGCCCTACATCCTGCATTACGGCAGTGAGGCGTTGAAGCAGAAGTACTTGCCGAAGATGGTCAGTGGCGAACTGGTCACAGCCATTGCGATGACCGAGCCAGGTGCGGGCTCCGACCTGCAGGGGGTGAAAACCACCGCGGTTCTGGACGGCGATGAGTACGTGATCAATGGTTCGAAAACCTTCATTACCAATGGCTATCTCGCCGATCTGGTGATTGTTGTCGCCAAGACCGATCCCAAGGCTGGCGCTAAAGGCACCAGTCTACTGCTGGTCGAAGCCGGTACGCCGGGATTCGACAAGGGTCAGCGGCTGAAGAAGGTCGGTATGAAGGCGCAGGACACTTCCGAATTGTTCTTCCAGAACGTGCGGATTCCCAAGGAAAACCTCCTTGGTCAAGCGGGAATGGGTTTCGCATATCTGATGCAGGAGTTGCCGCAGGAGCGTCTCGGCGTTGCTGTGGGTGCGCTGGCTTCGGCGGAAGCCGCGCTGCAATGGACGCTGGATTACACGCGTGATCGCAAGGCGTTCGGTAAATCCATCGCCGATTTCCAGACCACGCGCCACAAGCTGGCCGAGTTGGCTACCGAGATCCAGGTCGGCCGGCTATTCGTCGATCGTTGCCTGGAGCTGCATCTGCAGAAAAAACTCGACGTGCCGACCGCGGCGATGCTCAAGTACTGGACGACCGATCTACAAGGCAAGGTGCTTGATGAGTGCGTGCAGCTGCATGGCGGTTACGGCTATATGTGGGAATACCCGATCGCTCGCGCCTGGGCGGATGCCCGCGTGCAGCGAATCTACGCCGGCACTAATGAAATCATGAAAGAAATTATCTCGCGCTCATTGTGA
- a CDS encoding cytochrome c1, whose amino-acid sequence MKKLFAALIFAVLPAIAFANTGQGPELEEVDIDLADKAALQDGARTFANYCMGCHSAKFQRYERVADDLGIPHDLMLSNLIFTGAKIGDLMKIGMQPADAKNWFGAAPPDLTLVARVRGNDWLYNYLRGFYEDPARPWGVNNKVFPNVGMPNVLVGLQGRQVVGCKQVQIVEHGKKQFDPLTGTPLTHEACDQLTVLPKTGALTEEQFDEKVKNLVTFLAYSANPVKLEHQRIGTYVLLYLAFFFVFAYLLKREYWKDVH is encoded by the coding sequence ATGAAAAAGCTCTTTGCTGCATTAATTTTCGCTGTACTGCCAGCCATCGCATTCGCTAATACCGGCCAAGGGCCGGAGCTGGAGGAGGTCGATATCGACCTGGCCGATAAGGCGGCACTGCAAGATGGCGCGCGTACGTTCGCCAACTACTGCATGGGCTGCCATAGCGCCAAGTTCCAACGCTACGAGCGTGTTGCTGATGATCTGGGTATTCCTCATGACCTGATGCTGAGCAATCTGATTTTCACGGGAGCCAAAATTGGTGACCTGATGAAGATTGGCATGCAGCCAGCGGATGCCAAAAACTGGTTCGGCGCTGCGCCGCCCGATCTAACTCTGGTCGCCCGGGTGCGTGGCAATGATTGGCTCTATAACTACCTGCGCGGCTTCTATGAAGACCCAGCGCGTCCTTGGGGTGTGAACAACAAGGTCTTCCCGAACGTCGGTATGCCTAACGTTTTGGTCGGTCTGCAGGGTCGTCAGGTCGTCGGCTGCAAGCAGGTTCAGATCGTCGAGCACGGCAAGAAACAATTCGATCCGCTGACGGGCACACCGCTGACTCATGAGGCGTGCGACCAACTGACCGTATTGCCGAAAACTGGCGCGCTGACCGAAGAGCAGTTCGACGAGAAGGTCAAGAATCTGGTGACCTTCCTAGCCTACTCCGCCAACCCGGTGAAGTTGGAGCATCAGCGCATTGGTACTTACGTGCTGCTGTACCTGGCTTTCTTCTTCGTCTTCGCCTATCTGCTCAAGCGCGAATACTGGAAAGACGTGCACTAA
- a CDS encoding tryptophan--tRNA ligase: protein MTTRILTGITTTGTPHLGNYAGAIRPAIVASREANADSFYFLADYHALIKCDEPLRIQRSRLEIAATWLACGLDVNKATFYRQSDIPEIPELTWLLTCVAAKGLLNRAHAYKASVDKNVELGEDPDAGVTMGLFSYPVLMAADILMFNAHKVPVGRDQIQHVEMARDIGQRFNHLFGQGKELFTLPEAVIEEGVATLPGLDGRKMSKSYDNTIPLFGSAKQLKDAIARIVTDSKLPGEAKDPDNSHLFTLYQAFATAAQQAEFRAELLAGLGWGEAKQRLFQLLDSELSEARERYQALIERPADLEDILLAGAAKARKTATPFLGELREAVGLRSFREQVQVAGAGKKKAAKAARFVSFRDDDGSFRFRLLDAAGEQLLLSISFADGKSAGQVSKRLQAGDQLDIREQADGFGLWLDGELVGESPAFTDAPARTAAIQHLRETLAVQE from the coding sequence ATGACCACTCGTATCCTCACCGGCATCACCACCACCGGGACGCCACACCTCGGCAACTACGCCGGCGCCATTCGCCCGGCCATCGTTGCCAGCCGCGAGGCGAACGCCGATTCGTTCTACTTCCTCGCCGATTACCACGCGCTGATCAAATGTGACGAGCCGCTGCGCATCCAGCGCTCGCGTCTGGAGATTGCCGCCACCTGGTTGGCCTGCGGTCTGGATGTGAACAAGGCGACCTTCTACCGCCAATCCGATATTCCCGAAATTCCCGAACTGACTTGGCTGTTGACCTGCGTGGCGGCCAAGGGTCTGCTCAATCGCGCGCATGCCTACAAGGCATCGGTGGACAAGAACGTCGAACTCGGCGAAGACCCGGATGCCGGCGTGACCATGGGCCTGTTCAGCTATCCGGTGCTGATGGCGGCGGACATCCTGATGTTCAACGCCCACAAGGTGCCGGTCGGCCGCGATCAGATCCAACACGTGGAAATGGCGCGCGACATCGGTCAGCGCTTCAACCACCTGTTCGGTCAGGGCAAGGAGCTGTTCACCCTGCCGGAAGCGGTGATCGAGGAGGGCGTGGCGACGCTGCCTGGTCTCGACGGGCGCAAGATGTCGAAGAGCTACGACAACACCATTCCACTGTTCGGCAGCGCCAAGCAGTTGAAGGACGCCATCGCCCGCATCGTCACCGACTCGAAGCTGCCGGGCGAGGCCAAGGACCCGGATAACTCGCACCTGTTCACCCTCTACCAAGCGTTCGCTACCGCGGCACAGCAGGCTGAGTTCCGTGCCGAGTTGCTCGCCGGTCTGGGCTGGGGCGAAGCCAAACAGCGCTTGTTCCAGCTGCTCGACAGCGAATTGAGCGAGGCGCGCGAGCGCTATCAGGCGTTGATTGAGCGGCCGGCCGATCTGGAAGACATCCTCCTCGCTGGCGCGGCCAAGGCCCGCAAGACTGCCACCCCGTTCCTCGGCGAACTGCGCGAAGCGGTGGGCCTGCGCTCGTTCCGTGAACAGGTGCAAGTAGCCGGGGCAGGCAAGAAGAAAGCGGCGAAAGCGGCGCGTTTCGTCAGCTTCCGTGACGACGACGGCAGTTTCCGCTTCCGTCTGCTGGATGCCGCGGGCGAGCAGTTGCTGCTATCCATCTCTTTCGCCGACGGCAAGAGTGCCGGCCAGGTGAGCAAGCGTCTGCAGGCCGGCGATCAGCTGGATATCCGCGAGCAGGCCGACGGCTTCGGCCTGTGGCTGGATGGCGAACTGGTCGGCGAAAGCCCGGCTTTTACCGATGCCCCCGCTCGCACGGCGGCGATCCAGCACCTGCGCGAGACGCTCGCTGTGCAGGAGTAA
- the rplM gene encoding 50S ribosomal protein L13, with the protein MKTFTAKPETVKRDWFVVDAAGQTLGRLATEIASRLRGKHKPEYTPHVDTGDYIVVINAEQVRVTGAKTTDKMYYSHSGFPGGIKEISFDKLIAKAPERVIETAVKGMLPKNPLGRDMYRKLKVYKGAEHPHTAQQPQELKI; encoded by the coding sequence ATGAAAACTTTTACTGCTAAACCGGAAACTGTTAAGCGCGACTGGTTCGTCGTCGACGCTGCAGGTCAGACTCTGGGTCGTCTGGCCACAGAAATCGCTTCTCGTCTGCGTGGCAAGCACAAGCCTGAGTACACTCCGCACGTGGATACCGGCGATTACATCGTTGTGATCAATGCTGAGCAAGTACGCGTGACTGGTGCCAAGACCACCGACAAAATGTACTACTCTCACTCCGGTTTCCCGGGTGGCATCAAGGAAATCAGCTTTGACAAGTTGATCGCCAAGGCGCCTGAGCGTGTGATCGAGACCGCGGTCAAAGGCATGCTGCCGAAAAACCCGCTGGGTCGCGACATGTACCGTAAGCTGAAGGTGTATAAGGGTGCCGAGCATCCGCACACCGCACAGCAGCCCCAAGAACTGAAGATTTAA
- a CDS encoding GlxA family transcriptional regulator — MASLRYGRQQGLGLNASFEIHLVSPDGQPVRSFSDVVLPVDGGLEDADIIILPPFWGDFDQLCQRFPHVLDWLKAQHAAGSVLCGEAMGVFWMAQVGLLDGKEATTYWRYHREFTERFPAVLLNQEKHLSDADNLYCASGSTSACDLYIYLIERFCGASVAQAVARDILYEVKRSYTPGRIGFGGQKLHQDVTILQIQEWLEEHFADKFRFEDVARNHGMSIRNFMRRFQVATGDKPLHYLQRLRIETAKGLLSATRKSIKTISYEIGYDDASFFARLFRQHTELSPNQYRRQFLHKSE, encoded by the coding sequence ATGGCCAGCCTGCGTTATGGGCGCCAGCAAGGCCTGGGGCTAAACGCCTCATTCGAAATCCACCTGGTCAGCCCCGATGGCCAACCGGTGCGCAGCTTCAGCGATGTCGTGCTGCCCGTCGACGGCGGATTGGAGGACGCCGATATCATTATCCTGCCGCCCTTCTGGGGCGATTTCGACCAACTCTGCCAACGCTTTCCGCACGTACTCGACTGGCTGAAAGCCCAGCATGCTGCCGGCAGCGTGCTCTGCGGCGAAGCCATGGGCGTTTTCTGGATGGCCCAAGTCGGCCTGCTCGACGGTAAAGAAGCGACCACCTACTGGCGCTACCACCGCGAATTCACCGAGCGCTTCCCCGCCGTGTTACTGAACCAGGAAAAACACTTGTCCGACGCCGATAACTTGTACTGCGCGAGCGGCTCGACCTCGGCCTGCGATCTGTACATCTATCTGATCGAACGGTTCTGCGGTGCCAGCGTCGCCCAGGCCGTGGCGCGCGATATTCTTTATGAGGTAAAGCGCAGCTACACCCCAGGGCGTATCGGCTTTGGCGGCCAGAAACTGCACCAGGACGTGACCATCCTGCAGATCCAGGAGTGGCTGGAAGAGCATTTCGCCGACAAGTTCCGCTTCGAAGACGTGGCCCGCAATCACGGCATGAGCATCCGCAACTTCATGCGCCGCTTCCAGGTCGCCACCGGCGACAAGCCCCTGCACTACCTGCAACGCTTACGCATTGAAACCGCCAAAGGCCTGCTCAGCGCCACTCGCAAAAGCATCAAGACCATCAGCTATGAGATCGGCTACGACGACGCGAGCTTCTTCGCCCGCCTGTTTCGCCAGCACACCGAACTTTCACCCAACCAGTACCGTCGCCAGTTCCTGCACAAGAGCGAATAA
- a CDS encoding alpha/beta hydrolase, with amino-acid sequence MRETSLLLDGPAGQLEALYLDLPDARGVALICHPNPVQGGTMLNKVVSTLQRSARDAGLSTLRFNYRGVGASAGCRDMHSGEVDDAEAVAHWLLARHPGLPLTLAGFSYGGFVAAALGGRLEAQGQTLQSLFMVAPAVMRLRDEDQPPQHCPLTLIQPDQDEVIDPQLVYAWSAALDRPHELLKVAECGHFFHGKLTDLKDLVQPRL; translated from the coding sequence ATGCGTGAAACCTCCCTGCTGCTCGATGGCCCCGCCGGTCAGCTCGAAGCCCTCTATCTAGACCTGCCCGATGCGCGTGGTGTGGCGCTGATCTGTCATCCCAATCCGGTGCAGGGCGGCACCATGCTCAACAAGGTCGTCTCGACGTTACAGCGTAGTGCCCGCGATGCTGGCCTGAGTACGCTGCGCTTCAATTACCGGGGGGTTGGCGCCAGCGCGGGCTGCCGTGACATGCACAGCGGCGAAGTGGACGACGCCGAAGCGGTGGCGCACTGGCTACTGGCACGGCATCCGGGTTTGCCGCTCACACTTGCCGGCTTCTCCTATGGCGGTTTCGTCGCCGCGGCGCTCGGTGGCCGCTTGGAGGCGCAGGGGCAGACGTTACAGAGTCTGTTCATGGTGGCGCCGGCGGTCATGCGCTTGCGCGACGAGGATCAACCGCCGCAACACTGCCCGTTGACCCTGATTCAGCCGGACCAGGATGAAGTGATCGATCCGCAACTGGTCTATGCCTGGTCCGCCGCCCTCGACCGTCCCCATGAGCTGCTGAAAGTGGCAGAATGCGGACACTTTTTTCACGGCAAGCTCACCGATCTCAAGGATCTGGTGCAGCCGCGCCTTTGA
- a CDS encoding NADP(H)-dependent aldo-keto reductase: protein MEFRRLGQSDLSVSALCLGSMTWGEQNTQAEASAQLDMARCNGVNFLDTAEMYPVPPRAETYSKTEQIIGNYFKTCGSRADWVLASKVAGPGNGIAHIRDGQLKHNRNHIIAALDASLKRLQTDWIDLYQLHWPERSTNFFGQLGYRHRDEDFTPLQETLEVLSSQIQAGKIRHVGLSNETPWGAMTFLQLADRLGLPRMVSIQNPYNLLNRTFEVGLAEIALREQCGLLAYSPLAFGMLSGKYEGGARPANSRITLFSRFTRYTNPQAQIACSRYVALAREHHLDPAQMALAYVTSQPFVTSTIIGATTLQQLETNLASSPLKLSEEVLAAIEAIHRSQPNPAP from the coding sequence ATGGAATTTCGGCGACTCGGACAGAGCGATCTCAGCGTCAGCGCTTTATGCTTGGGCAGCATGACCTGGGGTGAGCAGAACACGCAGGCGGAGGCCTCCGCGCAACTGGACATGGCCCGGTGCAATGGAGTTAATTTCCTCGATACCGCAGAAATGTACCCGGTACCGCCGCGCGCCGAGACGTACAGCAAGACCGAACAAATCATTGGCAACTACTTCAAAACATGTGGAAGTCGTGCCGACTGGGTTCTGGCTAGCAAGGTCGCAGGCCCCGGAAATGGCATTGCACACATTCGCGACGGGCAGCTCAAACACAACCGCAACCATATTATCGCTGCGCTGGATGCCAGCCTGAAACGCCTGCAAACAGACTGGATCGATCTCTATCAATTACATTGGCCCGAACGCAGTACTAATTTTTTTGGCCAGCTTGGCTATCGCCATCGGGACGAAGACTTCACGCCCCTGCAGGAAACCCTGGAGGTGCTTAGCTCGCAGATCCAGGCCGGCAAGATCCGCCATGTCGGTCTATCCAACGAAACGCCATGGGGCGCCATGACGTTTCTGCAGCTGGCCGACAGGCTCGGACTACCACGCATGGTCTCGATCCAGAACCCCTACAACCTCCTCAACCGTACTTTCGAAGTCGGCCTGGCAGAAATCGCCCTGCGTGAGCAATGCGGCCTGTTGGCCTACTCGCCATTGGCGTTCGGCATGCTTTCCGGCAAATACGAGGGTGGCGCTCGCCCGGCAAATTCCCGTATCACTTTGTTCAGCCGCTTCACTCGCTACACCAACCCACAAGCCCAGATCGCCTGTTCGCGGTATGTCGCACTAGCCCGCGAACATCACCTGGATCCAGCGCAGATGGCACTGGCCTATGTCACTTCGCAGCCGTTCGTGACCAGCACTATCATTGGCGCAACCACTCTCCAACAGCTCGAGACAAACTTAGCCAGCAGCCCACTGAAGCTGTCCGAAGAGGTGCTCGCCGCCATCGAAGCCATCCATCGTTCACAACCCAACCCCGCGCCCTGA
- the rpsI gene encoding 30S ribosomal protein S9 gives MSATQNYGTGRRKTATARVFLRPGTGNISINNRSLDTFFGRETARMVVRQPLELTETTGKFDIYVTVIGGGVSGQAGAIRHGITRALMSYDETLRGALRKAGFVTRDAREVERKKVGLRKARKRPQYSKR, from the coding sequence ATGTCGGCGACTCAAAATTACGGCACTGGCCGTCGCAAGACTGCAACCGCTCGCGTTTTCCTGCGTCCGGGTACTGGCAACATTTCCATCAATAACCGCAGCCTGGATACTTTCTTCGGTCGTGAAACTGCCCGCATGGTAGTTCGTCAGCCGCTGGAGTTGACTGAAACCACTGGCAAGTTCGATATCTACGTCACCGTCATCGGTGGTGGTGTCAGCGGCCAGGCTGGTGCGATCCGTCACGGTATCACTCGTGCGCTGATGAGCTACGACGAGACTCTGCGCGGTGCTCTGCGTAAAGCTGGCTTCGTTACTCGCGATGCTCGTGAAGTGGAGCGTAAGAAGGTCGGTCTGCGTAAGGCGCGTAAGCGTCCGCAATACTCGAAGCGTTAA
- a CDS encoding YhcB family protein, translated as MEQTLTAWLLPTLTLLAGIAIGFVVARLLPNAAPNRTQRQLDELQERFDTYQSDVVTHFNSTAGLVKKLTQSYQDVQEHLSDGANRLALDERTRQRLLAALQADEQSAPRERLTPPKSTETPKDYAPKAPDAPGTLDVTFGMKK; from the coding sequence GTGGAACAGACGCTCACAGCCTGGTTACTGCCGACTCTCACCCTGCTCGCTGGCATCGCCATCGGCTTCGTGGTGGCCCGCCTGCTGCCTAATGCCGCGCCCAATCGTACTCAGCGCCAGTTGGATGAACTGCAGGAGCGCTTCGACACCTACCAAAGCGATGTAGTGACGCACTTCAACTCCACGGCTGGCCTGGTGAAGAAACTCACCCAGAGTTATCAGGACGTTCAGGAGCATCTGTCCGACGGTGCCAACCGCCTGGCTCTCGACGAGCGGACCCGGCAGCGCCTGCTCGCCGCGTTGCAGGCCGACGAACAAAGCGCCCCGCGCGAACGTCTGACTCCGCCGAAAAGCACCGAGACGCCAAAGGACTACGCGCCCAAGGCACCCGATGCGCCCGGCACGCTGGACGTGACCTTCGGGATGAAGAAATAA
- the petA gene encoding ubiquinol-cytochrome c reductase iron-sulfur subunit, with product MSNDGVNAGRRRFLVAATSVVGAAGAVGAAVPFVGSWFPSAKAKAAGAPVKVNIGKIEAGQQMIAEWRGQPVFIVRRTEEILGNLDKIIANISDPESKSSVQPTYVDPKVRSIKPEILVLVGLCTHLGCSPSFRPEVAPADLGAEWVGGYFCPCHGSRYDLAGRVYKSQPAPINLPVPPHSYESDDVIVIGVDQEKA from the coding sequence ATGAGCAATGACGGCGTGAATGCAGGCCGGCGTCGCTTCCTTGTGGCAGCCACTTCTGTAGTGGGTGCCGCAGGAGCGGTGGGTGCTGCGGTCCCGTTCGTGGGGTCATGGTTCCCAAGTGCCAAGGCCAAGGCCGCTGGTGCACCGGTGAAAGTGAATATTGGCAAGATCGAAGCCGGCCAGCAGATGATTGCTGAATGGCGTGGCCAGCCAGTCTTCATCGTCCGTCGTACCGAAGAGATTTTGGGGAATCTTGATAAAATTATCGCGAATATATCCGACCCTGAATCCAAATCCTCGGTTCAGCCGACTTATGTAGATCCGAAAGTGCGGTCGATCAAACCGGAGATCCTGGTTTTGGTTGGGCTTTGCACGCATTTGGGTTGTTCACCGTCCTTCCGTCCGGAAGTGGCGCCCGCGGATCTTGGTGCTGAGTGGGTCGGGGGTTATTTCTGCCCTTGCCATGGCTCCCGTTATGATCTCGCCGGCCGTGTGTATAAGTCACAGCCCGCGCCCATAAACCTGCCGGTACCGCCGCACTCGTACGAGTCGGATGACGTTATCGTCATCGGTGTGGACCAGGAGAAGGCATGA
- a CDS encoding cytochrome bc complex cytochrome b subunit, whose amino-acid sequence MSKFMEWVDARFPATKMWEDHLSKYYAPKNFNFFYFFGSLALLVLVNQILTGVWLTMSYTPSAEEAFASVEYIMRDVEYGSILRLLHSTGASAFFIVVYLHMFRGLLYGSYQKPRELVWVFGMLIYLALMAEAFMGYLLPWGQMSYWGAQVIISLFGAIPVIGNDLTQWIRGDYLISGITLNRFFALHVVALPIVILGLVVLHILALHEVGSNNPDGVDIKKFKDENGVPLDGIAFHPYYTVKDIVGVVVFLFIFCAIVFFFPEMGGYFLEKPNFEVANAFKTPEHIAPVWYFTPFYAILRAIPDKLLGVIAMGAAIAVLFVLPWLDRSPVKSMRYKGWMSKIWLWVFCVSFVILGVLGVLAPTPGRTLLSQVCTFLYFAYFILMPFYTRLEKTKPVPERVTG is encoded by the coding sequence ATGAGCAAATTCATGGAATGGGTTGATGCGCGCTTTCCCGCCACGAAAATGTGGGAAGACCATCTCAGCAAGTATTACGCCCCGAAGAACTTTAACTTCTTCTATTTCTTTGGCTCGCTAGCGCTGTTGGTGCTGGTTAACCAGATACTCACCGGTGTTTGGCTCACCATGAGCTACACGCCGTCGGCGGAAGAGGCGTTCGCTTCCGTTGAGTACATCATGCGCGATGTCGAGTACGGCTCGATTCTGCGTCTGTTGCACTCCACCGGCGCTTCGGCCTTCTTCATCGTGGTTTACCTACACATGTTTCGTGGCTTGCTCTACGGCTCGTACCAGAAGCCGCGTGAGCTGGTGTGGGTATTCGGCATGCTGATCTATCTGGCGCTGATGGCCGAAGCGTTCATGGGATATCTGCTGCCGTGGGGGCAGATGTCTTATTGGGGGGCTCAGGTAATTATCTCCTTGTTCGGCGCGATTCCGGTGATCGGCAACGATCTGACCCAGTGGATTCGTGGTGACTACCTGATCTCCGGGATCACACTGAACCGTTTCTTCGCCTTGCATGTGGTGGCCCTGCCGATTGTGATTCTCGGCCTGGTAGTGCTGCACATTCTGGCGCTCCATGAGGTTGGCTCGAACAACCCGGACGGCGTGGACATCAAGAAATTCAAGGATGAAAACGGCGTGCCGCTAGACGGCATCGCTTTTCATCCGTACTACACCGTGAAAGACATTGTCGGTGTGGTGGTATTCCTCTTCATCTTCTGTGCGATCGTGTTTTTCTTCCCTGAAATGGGCGGCTACTTCCTCGAGAAGCCGAACTTTGAAGTGGCCAACGCATTTAAGACTCCAGAACATATTGCGCCGGTTTGGTACTTCACGCCGTTTTACGCGATCCTCCGGGCGATTCCGGACAAGCTCCTCGGCGTTATTGCCATGGGTGCAGCGATTGCGGTGCTGTTCGTCCTGCCGTGGCTGGATCGTAGTCCGGTCAAGTCCATGCGCTACAAAGGCTGGATGAGCAAAATCTGGCTGTGGGTGTTCTGTGTCTCGTTCGTGATTTTGGGGGTCTTGGGTGTTCTGGCTCCCACTCCAGGGCGTACCTTGCTGTCGCAGGTATGTACGTTCTTGTACTTCGCCTACTTCATTTTGATGCCGTTCTATACCAGGCTCGAGAAGACCAAACCGGTTCCGGAAAGGGTGACTGGCTGA
- the zapE gene encoding cell division protein ZapE: MTPLERYQVDLKRPDFFHDAAQENAVRHLQRLYDDLVASEKSKPGVFGKLLGKKTQEPVKGLYFWGGVGRGKTYLVDTFFDALPFKRKMRTHFHRFMKRVHEEMRTLKGEKNPLTIIGKRFADEARVICFDEFFVSDITDAMILATLLDELFKNGVSLVATSNIVPDGLYKDGLQRARFLPAIALVKQHTDVVNVDSGVDYRLRALEQAELFHWPLDDEAEGSLRKSFTSLLPDCTRASEDEPLLIENREIRAVRVCEDVAWFEFRELCDGPRSQNDYIELGKIFHAVILANVEQMGVAKDDMARRFINLVDEFYDRNVKLIISAEVELKDLYTGGRLNFEFQRTLSRLLEMQSHEFLARPHKP, from the coding sequence ATGACTCCCCTCGAGCGATACCAGGTTGACCTGAAACGTCCCGACTTCTTCCACGACGCCGCGCAGGAAAACGCTGTGCGCCATCTGCAGCGGCTCTACGACGACCTGGTCGCCAGCGAGAAGAGCAAGCCGGGAGTATTCGGCAAACTGCTCGGCAAGAAGACCCAGGAACCGGTCAAGGGCCTGTATTTCTGGGGTGGGGTAGGGCGCGGCAAGACCTACTTGGTCGATACCTTCTTCGATGCGCTGCCGTTCAAACGCAAGATGCGCACCCATTTCCACCGCTTCATGAAGCGTGTGCACGAGGAAATGAGAACCCTCAAGGGCGAGAAGAACCCGCTGACCATCATTGGCAAGCGTTTCGCCGACGAGGCGCGAGTGATCTGTTTCGATGAGTTCTTCGTTTCCGACATCACCGACGCGATGATTCTTGCCACCCTGCTCGACGAGCTGTTCAAGAACGGCGTCAGCCTGGTGGCGACCTCCAACATTGTGCCCGATGGCCTGTACAAGGATGGCCTGCAGCGCGCGCGTTTCCTGCCGGCGATCGCGCTGGTCAAGCAGCACACCGATGTGGTCAACGTCGACAGCGGTGTCGATTATCGCCTGCGCGCCCTGGAACAGGCCGAGCTGTTCCACTGGCCGCTGGACGACGAGGCCGAAGGCAGCCTGCGTAAAAGCTTCACCAGCCTGCTGCCGGACTGCACGCGGGCGTCCGAAGATGAGCCGCTACTGATCGAAAATCGCGAAATCCGCGCGGTGCGAGTCTGCGAAGACGTTGCCTGGTTCGAGTTCCGTGAGCTATGCGACGGCCCGCGCAGCCAGAACGATTACATCGAGCTGGGCAAGATCTTCCACGCGGTTATCCTCGCCAACGTCGAGCAGATGGGCGTGGCCAAGGACGACATGGCGCGGCGCTTCATCAATCTGGTGGACGAGTTCTACGACCGCAACGTCAAGCTGATCATCTCCGCCGAGGTGGAGCTGAAGGATCTGTACACCGGCGGGCGACTCAACTTCGAGTTTCAGCGCACCTTGAGCCGCCTGTTGGAAATGCAGTCCCATGAGTTCCTCGCTCGGCCGCACAAGCCGTAA